In Heyndrickxia vini, the sequence AAAACATTTACATTATTTGTGGAAAAACCGATATGCGTAAAGGAATTGATGGCCTTGCCACACTGATTCAAGATACATTCAAACTGGATCCATACGGCGATTCCATTTTCTTATTCTCTGGATGGAGTAAAGATCGTTACAAATGTTTATACTTTGATGGTGATGGCTTCGCCATGCTTTATAAGCGTTTGGATAACGGCAAACTACAACAATACCAAGGATGAAAACGAAGTACGCAATCTTTCACAAAAGGAGGTTCGCTGGCTTCTAGAAGGATTATCCATTCAGCAGCCAAAAGCAATAAAATCATCACTGAAAGGGGCGTTCTAAATCTATCAAAACATTGATTTACAGCCGTTTTTAGCTTCATTTTTTTGTCCCAAATGGTATACTATAAGTAACGAAAACGGGCGAAAAGTGGTGAGACGAATGGTTAATGTTTCTTCAAATAATGGGGCACAATATGAAAAATTAATTCAGCTTCTTGAAACGCAATTGACCAATTCCAATCAACAAAACAATAGGCTTTCGGAAAAACTCGATAACTTTAAAACAGAACGAGGCATTAACCGAACAAATTCGTCAATTAACCAAAGCTTTATATGGTTCTAAATCAGAAAAATCAAAGTATCAAGTACCAGACGGTCAAGGCTCTTTATTTGAAGACGATCCGTCTTTTAACGATTCTGAGCAGACAGAAGAACAAAGCACAGAAACAGTTAGCTATACCGTTGTCCGTAAAGTATCAAAGAAAAAGAGAAACGATTCATTTAGCAACAATATTGAGATAGAAGAAATTCACCATCATCCAGCTAATACGCTATGTGATTGTTGTCTTCATCAAATGACAGAAGTAGGTACAACAATAGCACGTGAAGAAGCAAAATTCATTCCAGCTACAATGAAGCGTGTGCAACATATCGAGCATGCCTATGAGTGCACGGTGTGCAAAAAGATACCACTCAAAAGCACAAATCAAGCGTGGGAAAGCACCGCAAACTGCCATTCAACGTAGCATTGCAGGACCAACTGTTTTGGCTAAACTTATCTACGATAAGTTTATTCAGTACTGCCTCTTTACCGCCAGGTGAAAGAATGGGAACGATATGGTCTACTTACAAATGATAAGAACCTATCTAACTGGGTTATTCGCGCTGCCGAAGATTGGCT encodes:
- the tnpB gene encoding IS66 family insertion sequence element accessory protein TnpB (TnpB, as the term is used for proteins encoded by IS66 family insertion elements, is considered an accessory protein, since TnpC, encoded by a neighboring gene, is a DDE family transposase.), encoding MCKIANYPKKISDGWLFVVRTVKVRYFFIFRAYVETYVKHDYTNVKNIYIICGKTDMRKGIDGLATLIQDTFKLDPYGDSIFLFSGWSKDRYKCLYFDGDGFAMLYKRLDNGKLQQYQG